A genomic segment from Candidatus Eremiobacteraceae bacterium encodes:
- a CDS encoding tryptophanase — protein MNFKTIIEPFRIKTVEPIKMTTRAQRERLLEGAGYNPFLLPARDVIIDLLTDSGTGAMSAEQWSAMMRGDESYAGAQSYYRFADAVREVFGFTHVLPTHQGRAAERILFSTVCEPGDVVPNNTHFDTTRANVEATGAEAVDLPIPQGLEPGTIHPFKGNMDVGALEALIARVGAKRIPLVMLTITNNSGGGQPVSMANVKAVSAVCRAHGLPLYIDACRFAENCWFIREREPGYAQHNVADIARELFSYADGATMSAKKDGLVNIGGFLATNDAALNKQEATLLILTEGFPTYGGLAGRDLEAIAVGLHEVLDHDYLHYRIASTGYLGAHLTEMGVPIVQPPGGHAIYVDAAGLLPHIPKRQFPGQALVAELYVAGGIRVVEIGSVMFGKTDPDTGEEQLAPMELVRLAIPRRVYTQSHIDYVVEVMADVYARRATIEGLDMVWQAPPLRHFSARFEPARDPAPAPAARR, from the coding sequence ATGAACTTCAAGACCATCATCGAGCCCTTCCGCATCAAGACCGTCGAGCCCATCAAGATGACCACCCGCGCCCAGCGCGAGCGCTTGCTCGAAGGCGCGGGCTACAACCCGTTCTTGCTGCCGGCGCGCGACGTCATCATCGACCTGCTCACCGACAGCGGCACCGGCGCCATGAGCGCGGAGCAGTGGTCGGCGATGATGCGCGGCGACGAGTCCTACGCCGGCGCGCAATCCTACTACCGGTTTGCGGATGCGGTGCGCGAGGTCTTCGGATTCACCCACGTCTTGCCGACGCATCAGGGCCGTGCGGCCGAACGCATCTTGTTCTCGACCGTCTGCGAACCCGGCGACGTCGTGCCGAACAACACGCACTTCGACACCACGCGCGCGAACGTCGAAGCGACCGGCGCCGAGGCCGTCGACCTGCCGATCCCGCAGGGACTGGAACCGGGCACGATCCACCCCTTCAAAGGGAACATGGATGTCGGGGCGCTCGAGGCGCTTATCGCGCGCGTCGGCGCCAAGCGCATCCCGCTGGTGATGCTGACCATCACCAATAACTCCGGCGGCGGGCAGCCCGTCTCCATGGCCAACGTGAAAGCGGTCAGCGCGGTGTGCCGCGCCCACGGTCTGCCGCTCTACATCGATGCCTGCCGTTTCGCCGAGAACTGCTGGTTCATCCGCGAGCGCGAGCCCGGCTACGCGCAGCACAACGTCGCCGACATCGCGCGCGAGCTCTTCTCGTACGCCGACGGCGCCACGATGTCGGCCAAGAAGGATGGCTTGGTCAACATCGGCGGTTTCTTGGCGACCAACGACGCCGCGCTCAACAAGCAAGAAGCGACACTGCTGATCTTGACCGAGGGCTTTCCGACCTACGGCGGCCTTGCCGGGCGCGATCTCGAGGCCATCGCAGTCGGCCTGCATGAGGTGCTCGATCACGACTATCTGCACTACCGCATCGCTTCGACCGGGTATCTTGGGGCGCATCTCACCGAGATGGGCGTGCCGATCGTGCAGCCGCCAGGCGGTCATGCGATCTACGTCGACGCCGCCGGGCTGCTGCCGCACATACCGAAGCGCCAATTCCCAGGTCAGGCGCTCGTCGCCGAGCTGTACGTCGCCGGCGGCATCCGTGTGGTGGAGATCGGCAGCGTCATGTTCGGCAAGACCGATCCCGACACCGGTGAAGAACAGCTCGCTCCGATGGAGCTCGTGCGCCTTGCCATCCCGCGACGCGTGTACACGCAGAGCCACATCGACTACGTCGTCGAGGTGATGGCCGACGTGTACGCGCGGCGCGCGACCATTGAAGGCTTGGACATGGTATGGCAGGCGCCCCCGCTGCGCCACTT